In Aedes albopictus strain Foshan chromosome 3, AalbF5, whole genome shotgun sequence, the following are encoded in one genomic region:
- the LOC134291427 gene encoding N-lysine methyltransferase KMT5A isoform X1, protein MKNASRQNGGRRTRQTNPTHLFTSSSAVDDTASPKRKDFKFDNLSHFMSNDANASSPMVLRGGRTKTNGIAKYLTTGKPSAPIESSARAAPTSHSFIDLTEENTCDSFDNVASGSGNSLGAIGFSMIQSNPAGNIFLQEPVLSLNFDKTPTDKSRMVIKNSFLATEIQSKFSPPKCDPMWGSAAASVSIKIEASDYALDLSKPTQVTEIDSTTFLNQDSNSCDSGDSGVVILPTGTLESAGSVDGKRRKPATPHRILCPSPVKNPLVASPSTALAHLNIQSKRTTRRNAKSKRRLVKESENALEDTEVTNSTDINILPTTATELDKKKPVLNDSVNPTAQQNTNNNQSSKQSDVPPPVTTNVVKHGEAGANKKLTDFFQVRRSVRKTKKEVQWERDRDIEKAIREQRESGLKIQNFEEKGRGIVTTRPFMKGEFVVEYIGDLITVAEAKEREQIYAEDDNTGCYMYYFKHKSIQHCIDATAETGKLGRLVNHSRNGNLMTKTVSLNNRPHLVLIAKDDIAEGVEVTYDYGDRSKEALQHHPWLAF, encoded by the exons ATGAAGAACGCATCACGGCAAAATGGCG GACGCCGAACTCGCCAAACCAACCCCACACACTTATTCACATCTTCTTCCGCGGTGGATGACACTGCAAGCCCTAAACGCAAAGATTTCAAGTTCGACAATTTGTCACATTTCATGAGCAATGATGCAAACGCATCCTCCCCAATGGTCCTACGTGGCGGTCGTACCAAGACTAATGGAATTGCGAAATATTTAACAACCGGCAAACCCTCGGCACCGATAGAAAGCAGCGCTAGAGCAGCACCCACATCCCACAGCTTCATCGATCTTACCGAAGAAAACACGTGCGATTCATTCGACAATGTGGCCAGCGGTagcggaaattccttgggagcgATTGGCTTCAGCATGATCCAAAGCAATCCGGCCGGTAACATTTTTCTGCAGGAACCGGTGCTTAGCTTGAACTTTGACAAGACTCCTACCGACAAGTCCCGCATGGTAATCAAAAATTCGTTCCTGGCAACTGAAATCCAAAGCAAATTCTCGCCACCTAAATGCGATCCGATGTGGGGCAGTGCGGCCGCGTCCGTATCGATCAAAATTGAAGCATCCGACTATGCCCTGGACTTGTCCAAGCCGACGCAGGTTACGGAAATTGACTCGACGACGTTCCTAAATCAGGACAGCAACTCTTGTGATAGCGGTGACAGCGGAGTGGTCATTCTGCCAACGGGCACTCTGGAATCGGCGGGATCCGTTGACGGAAAGCGCCGAAAACCGGCCACCCCACATCGTATTCTGTGCCCGTCGCCGGTGAAGAACCCACTCGTGGCTAGTCCGTCGACGGCCCTAGCGCACTTGAACATCCAAAGCAAGCGGACCACAAGGAGGAACGCAAAGTCCAAGCGAAG GCTTGTCAAAGAGTCAGAGAATGCATTGGAAGATACGGAAGTGACCAATTCAACCGACATCAACATTCTACCAACGACGGCAACCGAGCTGGACAAGAAAAAGCCGGTCCTGAATGATTCCGTTAATCCCACGGCCCAACAGAATACCAACAACAACCAAAGTAGCAAACAAAGTGATGTTCCTCCGCCAGTCACGACGAACGTTGTCAAACACGGCGAGGCCGGAGCTAATAAGAAACTCACCGACTTCTTCCAAGTCCGGCGAAGTGTGAGGAAAACAAAAAAGGAAGTACAATGGGAACGGGATCGCGATATAGAAAAAGCTATCCGCGAGCAGCGGGAATCCGGATTAAAG ATTCAGAATTTTGAGGAAAAAGGGCGAGGAATCGTTACTACAAGGCCTTTTATGAAGGGTGAGTTTGTTGTGGAATACATCGGCGACCTAATTACAGTGGCGGAGGCCAAAGAGCGCGAGCAGATCTACGCAGAGGACGACAACACCGGGTGCTACATGTATTATTTCAAGCATAAAAGCATACAGCACTG CATCGACGCCACTGCCGAAACCGGAAAATTAGGTCGCCTGGTGAACCACTCCCGAAACGGCAATCTTATGACAAAAACGGTTTCCCTAAATAATCGACCTCATCTCGTACTGATCGCCAAAGACGATATCGCGGAAGGGGTGGAAGTGACTTACGATTACGGGGATCGCTCGAAGGAAGCTCTGCAGCACCACCCTTGGTTGGCGTTTTAG
- the LOC134291428 gene encoding transmembrane emp24 domain-containing protein 2: MYKIFALFLLVVCLNCVQQSHGYFITVDAHSEECFFDRAESGTKLGLMFETIEGGFLDIEVRIVGPDQKVIYQGEKESSGKYTFSAYETGVYHYCFSNKMSTLTPKVVMFSMEIGEAPKGTIGAVNEGEAGHSKLEDMIKELSGTLTSIKHEQDYMHVRDRIHRSINESTNSRVVMWSVFEALVLVVMTVGQVYYLKRFFEVKRVV; the protein is encoded by the exons ATGTATAAGATTTTTGCGCTATTTTTGCTTGTTGTGTGTCTGAACTGTGTGCAGCAAAGCCATGGctattttatcaccgtcgatgcCCATTCAGAGGAGTGCTTTTTCGACCGAGCAGAATCCGGCACCAAACTGG GATTGATGTTCGAAACCATCGAGGGTGGATTTCTGGATATCGAAGTCCGCATTGTAGGACCAGACCAGAAAGTGATCTACCAAGGTGAAAAAGAATCAAGTGGAAAGTACACTTTCTCCGCCTATGAAACCGGTGTCTATCATTACTGCTTCAGTAATAAGATGTCCACGCTGACTCCTAAA GTGGTAATGTTTTCGATGGAAATCGGCGAAGCCCCGAAGGGAACCATCGGAGCTGTTAATGAAGGTGAAGCCGGCCACTCAAAGCTTGAGGACATGATCAAAGAGCTGTCCGGAACGCTGACTAGCATCAAGCACGAACAGGACTACATGCAC GTTCGTGACCGAATCCATCGTTCGATCAACGAGAGCACTAACTCGCGCGTCGTCATGTGGTCCGTGTTCGAAGCGCTGGTTCTGGTAGTGATGACCGTCGGTCAGGTTTACTACCTGAAGCGATTCTTTGAAGTTAAGCGCGTTGTGTAG
- the LOC134291429 gene encoding turripeptide Pal9.2-like, whose amino-acid sequence MRLVVAVLAVMLIIGLAQAIPAKEKPTAKCNAACTDDYTPVCGGVKGSKDKPISFGNECVMQKYNCENKKSLTVLSQGECPGGGGVRLQ is encoded by the exons ATGCGTTTAGTGGTTGCGGTTTTGGCAG TGATGCTCATCATCGGGCTCGCACAGGCTATTCCTGCCAAGGAAAAACCAACGGCCAAGTGCAATGCGGCATGCACTGATGATTACACCCCGGTGTGCGGCGGGGTAAAGGGCAGCAAGGACAAACCCATCAGTTTTGGAAATGAATGCGTTATGCAAAAGTACAATTGCGAGAACAAAAAGA GCTTGACTGTGCTCTCTCAAGGTGAATGTCCCGGAGGCGGCGGTGTGAGATTGCAGTAA
- the LOC134291427 gene encoding N-lysine methyltransferase KMT5A isoform X2, translated as MVKGRRTRQTNPTHLFTSSSAVDDTASPKRKDFKFDNLSHFMSNDANASSPMVLRGGRTKTNGIAKYLTTGKPSAPIESSARAAPTSHSFIDLTEENTCDSFDNVASGSGNSLGAIGFSMIQSNPAGNIFLQEPVLSLNFDKTPTDKSRMVIKNSFLATEIQSKFSPPKCDPMWGSAAASVSIKIEASDYALDLSKPTQVTEIDSTTFLNQDSNSCDSGDSGVVILPTGTLESAGSVDGKRRKPATPHRILCPSPVKNPLVASPSTALAHLNIQSKRTTRRNAKSKRRLVKESENALEDTEVTNSTDINILPTTATELDKKKPVLNDSVNPTAQQNTNNNQSSKQSDVPPPVTTNVVKHGEAGANKKLTDFFQVRRSVRKTKKEVQWERDRDIEKAIREQRESGLKIQNFEEKGRGIVTTRPFMKGEFVVEYIGDLITVAEAKEREQIYAEDDNTGCYMYYFKHKSIQHCIDATAETGKLGRLVNHSRNGNLMTKTVSLNNRPHLVLIAKDDIAEGVEVTYDYGDRSKEALQHHPWLAF; from the exons ATGGTTAAAG GACGCCGAACTCGCCAAACCAACCCCACACACTTATTCACATCTTCTTCCGCGGTGGATGACACTGCAAGCCCTAAACGCAAAGATTTCAAGTTCGACAATTTGTCACATTTCATGAGCAATGATGCAAACGCATCCTCCCCAATGGTCCTACGTGGCGGTCGTACCAAGACTAATGGAATTGCGAAATATTTAACAACCGGCAAACCCTCGGCACCGATAGAAAGCAGCGCTAGAGCAGCACCCACATCCCACAGCTTCATCGATCTTACCGAAGAAAACACGTGCGATTCATTCGACAATGTGGCCAGCGGTagcggaaattccttgggagcgATTGGCTTCAGCATGATCCAAAGCAATCCGGCCGGTAACATTTTTCTGCAGGAACCGGTGCTTAGCTTGAACTTTGACAAGACTCCTACCGACAAGTCCCGCATGGTAATCAAAAATTCGTTCCTGGCAACTGAAATCCAAAGCAAATTCTCGCCACCTAAATGCGATCCGATGTGGGGCAGTGCGGCCGCGTCCGTATCGATCAAAATTGAAGCATCCGACTATGCCCTGGACTTGTCCAAGCCGACGCAGGTTACGGAAATTGACTCGACGACGTTCCTAAATCAGGACAGCAACTCTTGTGATAGCGGTGACAGCGGAGTGGTCATTCTGCCAACGGGCACTCTGGAATCGGCGGGATCCGTTGACGGAAAGCGCCGAAAACCGGCCACCCCACATCGTATTCTGTGCCCGTCGCCGGTGAAGAACCCACTCGTGGCTAGTCCGTCGACGGCCCTAGCGCACTTGAACATCCAAAGCAAGCGGACCACAAGGAGGAACGCAAAGTCCAAGCGAAG GCTTGTCAAAGAGTCAGAGAATGCATTGGAAGATACGGAAGTGACCAATTCAACCGACATCAACATTCTACCAACGACGGCAACCGAGCTGGACAAGAAAAAGCCGGTCCTGAATGATTCCGTTAATCCCACGGCCCAACAGAATACCAACAACAACCAAAGTAGCAAACAAAGTGATGTTCCTCCGCCAGTCACGACGAACGTTGTCAAACACGGCGAGGCCGGAGCTAATAAGAAACTCACCGACTTCTTCCAAGTCCGGCGAAGTGTGAGGAAAACAAAAAAGGAAGTACAATGGGAACGGGATCGCGATATAGAAAAAGCTATCCGCGAGCAGCGGGAATCCGGATTAAAG ATTCAGAATTTTGAGGAAAAAGGGCGAGGAATCGTTACTACAAGGCCTTTTATGAAGGGTGAGTTTGTTGTGGAATACATCGGCGACCTAATTACAGTGGCGGAGGCCAAAGAGCGCGAGCAGATCTACGCAGAGGACGACAACACCGGGTGCTACATGTATTATTTCAAGCATAAAAGCATACAGCACTG CATCGACGCCACTGCCGAAACCGGAAAATTAGGTCGCCTGGTGAACCACTCCCGAAACGGCAATCTTATGACAAAAACGGTTTCCCTAAATAATCGACCTCATCTCGTACTGATCGCCAAAGACGATATCGCGGAAGGGGTGGAAGTGACTTACGATTACGGGGATCGCTCGAAGGAAGCTCTGCAGCACCACCCTTGGTTGGCGTTTTAG